The genomic stretch AAGGTTTTGGACTAAGGGTAGAATTTTGGCATCGTTTTCTTGAGCCATGCGCCATACACTGCCAATAACAACAGGGTCTAAGTCCACCGCTACGACGTCCGCACCATTCTTAGCAAGAATCGCGCTAAAATGGCCTGTATTACACCCGATATCCAGTGCCGTTTTTGGTCCAAATTCAGAAATTGCTGACGTGACAAATGACTCTTTTGAAGTTAGGCCCTCGGCCGAATATGTATTCTCCTGCATGTAGTTCGACCATTCTGAATTTTTAGTCTTAGGCTGGGATAGGCGATTTAAGTGGCGGCGTAGGCGACGATATGTCGCACGCAAAATAAATTTAGCCTTCTCGTCAGACTCCAGTAACCTCGATTTATACACTCCGCCATCTTGGGAGAATTGACCAAACACTTTAGGAAGCGTTACGAGGCCCAAGTTTGCAGGCGCCAAACGATTTCCCCAACTCAGAATTTCGTAAGCTTCTTCCGGTTCAACGCCATCGGCTCTGTTTAGCAAGAGCTCTCCCGGCGGCATGCCAGTTCCTTTGTAAAGAAGCAATGGTAACAGGAACATTCGGATAAATTGCCCTTCGGCCCGCCAGATAGGATTTCCTTTCTCCCGAGGCTCAAACGAAAGGGCATCGACAAAAACTGGCGAAGGGCCATTAAACAGCACGTTGTCGGGTTTCGCGTCTTTTAATTCTGCGTCGTCATTTAAGACGGCTTCTGCCAAATCGAGCGTCAGCCTTCCTGCCGCAGCAAGCATTTCTGGTGGCCATTCATGGGGATAAGACACAAACGGGATCACATCGTGATCAACTGCCGCCACACCTCTGGAGTTATCAAGTTCGGCTGGTAGGTCGGCCAATTTTATTTGTCGGGTTTTTATTAATTGGTTGTCATCGCGAAAAGGCCCGAGGCTATCAGATTCAAGAAAAAAATTAAGATTTGCCAATCCGTCAGGTTGGATAATACGGATAAGACGCCCATCGAACTTATAAAGCTGTCCCGCAGGGTCCCTCAGGGTAAGTTTTTCGGCCATTTTGTTGGAACTGTTCATATTGGAAACCTAGCACACAACGGGCATAGTCAGCCGTATCTCATCATTCGCCGAGATATGTCGGGAAATCTCATGCTAGCTCTTATCGTTCGAATTCTCTGTGCCCGACTCACCAGGTTTTCGGCCAAATCCGAACCGATCTTTTAGGCGTTGCCAATAAATTTTAAGAGTGAACAACCCGCCTGCGATAGCCGCAATGAGAAGCTGTAGAAACATACTTCCCGAACCTGGATCAATATACGCGTGGGCCGTTGATGGCGCGATTGCCATGCAAATCACTAATAGTGTAAAACCTGAGCGCTGAGACATTTTAATCAAAAGTTGGGATTTAATTTTACAATTAACCATAGTGGAAACCGTTCTTCCATCGCGAAGATGCTTCAAGCCTATTCGACAAAGAACATTTACTGGTTGCGCCCCAATATAACAAGCGGCATTTCTGAGGCGCTTATATCCTCCCAGGTGCTACCTATTCGTGTCCCCTAAATTTCTAACTCCAAGAACTTTCAATGAATAAATTTAACCACAATGTATTGAATATTACAGTCGTCTATTTCGGCATAATTTCGCTTGGACTTTCTCAACCCCTCTTTAATGTCGTTGAGCTTTTTCAACGCGAGTTTCAGATCAGTCTCACTGGATTAATTCTGATCGTCATATGTTTTCAATACGTTGTGACGGGACTTCTAGTTTTATTTAGGTTGATCCTAGGCAAGTGGGGCGAGAAATTTGATTATGTGGTTTATTTAGGGGCCCTTATCAGCCTATTGAGGCAGCTTCAGATAAACTATTTAGAAACGGAATTCCTTTCCCCGTCACAAAAGACTGGCGTGGCAATCGTCTTAATTTTAGGGGCGATTGTCGCAATTTTATTATTCAAACGGGTAATTGATCAATTTAGTTATTTTCTTGGAATGGTCTCTCCAATCTTAGGCATCTATTTTGTAATTACTATGATGCCGCACGTCGCAATTGGCGATACACGAACTGTGGATCAAATAAACTCAGCCCCCACACCATCTAACCCACCAATCATTTTCATTGTTTTAGACGAATTAAGCCTGCCCCTGCTTCTGAACAATGAGGGTGATATAGACAAATCAAAGTATCCAAACTTTTATGCGCTTGCTCACGAAAGCGTCTGGTTTCGACAGGCAATATCCAATTATCCAAGTTCTAGCCTCTCCTTTCCAAGCTTCCTTACAGGCAGGCTTAACCTAAACAAAAATGACATGAAGTTTCCCCAAGACGTGGAAACTTTGCCTCCGACGAGTCTCCCGCGGTTCCTAATTAAAAAGGGATATAATGTATCCATTTTAACCGATTTTTTTGGCTGCAAAGGCAAAGACTTTGAATGTCCCCGATACCTTTCTGATCAGAATTTTAACTTTATTTGGCGTATATTTTCAAAGTTTGTTCAGGAGTTTGGGCCAGATTATTTAGTCGATCGATATCTTCCATTTTTACATGGTGGGCTTTTGAATTTCCAATATGAATCCGTGCTGCACGTGGCAAAAACGGCCAAGTCAGATACGTTTTATCTTGTCCATTTATTGACGACCCACGCACCATATGTTTTTGCGGAAACGGGAGACTACCTTTATTCACCTGATCTAAAAATGGGCACTGGCGCAAATTATTCCAATACTCTTTTAAATTATAAAAAGCAGGTGACGTACCAAGACAAACAACTTGGAAAGTTGATAGAATCATTTAAAAAATCTGGTCTCTATGAAAAAGCAGTCATTGCCATAATTGCAGATCATGGAAACTGTTGGACAGCTAAGTGTCCTGGACGCGTGTACCCAAGCCAAATTAGAACCATTGAACCCAGTCTCCCCAAAATTCCGGTATTTATTCGGGCACCGGGACTTAAGCCCAGAGTTGATGATGGTGATTTTCAACTTATCGATATCATGCCAACAATTATTGATGCTGCGGGCTTCTCTGCAGGCGAGCTGACAGGTATAGACGGAAGGTCCGCGCTTCTTGGCATAGAGACAACTCGACCGAGGAATTTTATTTTACAGTCATCTGGGGAAAGTGTTGACGTTGGTTTACCGGTTCGCCGTATTATTGTAAAATCTGAGTAATTCGCCGTGAAGACAGGCATTTTTCTATTTTACCCCGAATATGATAAGTTTTACGTCCTTCGGTTTTTAAGGTCTTTCCGAATTTCATGCCCCTATGACGATATTATCTAAAATTATCCCCATCATCCTCTCTGGCGGATCAGGTACGCGGCTTTGGCCGCAATCGCGGAACTCGTTTCCAAAGCAGCTGCTACCGTTTGTGTCGGATCATAGCTTGCTGCAGGAAACTGCGTTGCGATTAACCGAAGACCAGATTTTTGCGCGCCCTGTTGTGGTTTGTAATCTCGAGCATCGGTTCCTTATTTTAGATCAATTGCGTGAGGTTTCTGTAGAACCTGCCGATGTCATCGTTGAACCCACCGGGCGCAATACGGCCCCTGCCGCTGCCGTTGCCGCACTTTGTGCTGTTGAAACGGATCCTGAAGCGATCCTTTTCTTATTGCCCTCAGATCACGCAATCCAAAACCAAGCCGCGTTTTTGAATGTCGTTAACTTGGCCGCAGCATCTGCCAAAGCCGGGCATTTGGTCACCTTTGGAATTGAGCCGCACGCTCCTGAAACGGGCTACGGGTATATCAACAAGGGTGCGCCCTTGAACGGACTAACAGGATGCTGTGCGGTTGAGAGCTTTGTCGAAAAACCAGACGTGAAAACGGCCGAGGGTTATCTTGAAACAGGATCTTATCTTTGGAACAGTGGCATGTTTGTCTTCAGGGCGGGCGTCTATCTGGAAGAACTGGAACGTCTGAATCCCGCAATCCTTACGTCCTGTCGAAAGGCACTGGCGGCCGGCGGCACGGATGAAAATTTTCAATTTTTAGATAAGAACGCATTTTCTGAAAGCCCGTCGCTCTCCATCGATTATGCCGTCATGGAGCACACCGATAAAGCAGCCGTGGTCCCTGCCGACATGGGATGGAGTGATGTTGGCACATGGAAATCCCTTTGGCAGGCGACTGAAAAAGATACGGATGGCAACGTGCTAAAAGGCGATGTTCTATCGATCAATTCTAAAAACTCTTATATTTCCAGCCAAGACCAATTGGTTGCCGTGGTCGACCTGGAAGACATTGCCGTGATTGAGACCGAAGACGCTGTCTTGGTCATGCCATTGGACAAATCGCAAGACGTACGTGACGTCGTGAAGCGTCTGAAGTCCGATGGACGCGAAGACTACCTGACCCACCCCAGGGTCTACCGCCCTTGGGGCAATTACAAGACCATGGACAAAGACGAGGGGTTTCAGGTTAAGCGCCTGACGGTAAATCCTGGCCAACGCCTCAGTCTTCAAAAACACCAGCACCGCACCGAACATTGGACTGTGGTCGATGGCATCGCACGAATTACGATAGGAACCAGCATCTCAGACGTTATGGAAAACAATACGGTTCTAATTCCAGCTGGCACGGTTCACCGTCTGGAGAACATAACATCCGACCCCTTGGTTGTGATCGAGGTCCAATACGGCAGCTATCTGGGCGAAGACGATATAGAACGCTTGGAAGATGATTATGGCCAAGCCATGAAGATTCCCCCCGAGTCCGATCCCGGAATCAGCTAGTTTCTCTTATTCGCTAGGATAATCCCTCTCCCATGTGCGGTATAGCCGGCAGCACGACTGCCACCAGCGATGTTCTCCAGACGATGGGCGCGCGGTTGCGCCACCGGGGACCCGACAGCGATGGCACCTGGCAAGCACCTGGCGGGATTTTGGGACTGGCCCATACCCGGCTCAAGGTTATTGATCTTAGCGACGGCGGCCATCAACCGATGGTCTCTGACGACAGACGGTTCGCGCTGGTCTTCAACGGCGAAATCTACAATTACAAAGCCTTACGACGTGACCTTGAATCAAAGGGTGAGTCGTTTAGATCGGACAGTGATACCGAAGTGCTGTTCGTGCTGTTGCGTCGGGAGGGGAAAAAGGCTTTGGCCCGGCTCGTCGGTATGTTTTCTTTTGCATTCTGGAACGGAGAATCGGGTGAGCTGTTACTGGCCCGCGACCGACTTGGCATCAAGCCGTTGGTCTATGCGCCTCTCGCCAATCGACAAATCGCCTTTGCCTCCGAAATCGAAGCACTTCGCGCGCATCCTGGGATTGATCTCAATATTGACCGCCAAGCGGTATCAGAATTTCTCGCCTGTCTTTATGTTCCCCAACCGCTCTGTATTCATAAGGGCATCCGTAAACTGCCGCCCGGTCATACACTGACGTGGCGCGCTGGAACCACAACCATCGAGCCCTATTGGCAGCCTGCATTTAAGGGAACCCGGCAGCCCACCCTGGATGAAGCTGTCGAGGAAATCTTGCCCTTGGTACGCCAATCCGTGATCGACCGGCTGGTAGCCGACGTTCCGGTCGGATGCTTTTTATCCGGCGGAATTGATAGCTCTGTCATTGCAGCCTTGATGGCAGAAGAATCGAAAGCTCAAGGTGGGCCTGCGATCAAGACCTTCACCATGACCTTCGATGAAGCCACCTATGATGAGCGTGCCGCCGCCAAGCAGGTCGCCGACCACATCGGCAGCGACCATACGGAACTGCCCGCGAGTTCAGATCTCGCCTCGCGCCTAAACAAAACTCTGAAGGCATTTGGTGAACCCTTTGGAAATCCGACATCATTGCTGATAGACGATCTTTCCAGGAAGGCCCGCGAACATGTGACGGTCGCATTGGTCGGTGATGGCGGGGACGAAGTCTTCGCCGGGTATCCCCGCTACAAGGGCGGCCTGTGGGCACAAAAATATCGGCACCTACCGGGATGGCTTCGACGCGGCGTTGTTGCCCCAATAGCAGGCCTCATTCCGGAAAGCACCGAGGGCCGTCATGGACTTAGGCGGGCACGGGAGTTTTTAACTTCGGCCAGCCTTCCTGATGCGAATATGTACGCCGCCTGGGTCGAATATTTTTCGCCGGAAGAACGCGCTCAGATGTTACCAGAGGATACGGCACCGAAAAGTCCCATCGCCGAGCTTTACCAAAAATCGCCCTCAGACCACCCGCTTGATGCCATGCAGCAAACCGATCTGCAATCGTTCCTGCCAAGTAATTTATTGGCCTACGGTGATGCCATGAGCATGCGGCATAGTTTGGAACTACGGCTGCCGCTGATTGACCATCGCTTGGTCGATGCCGTCGGAACCTTAGCTCCGGGGCTTAGGGTTCAAGATGGCATGAAGACACTGCTACGCGCCGTGGCCCAGAAGTTATTGCCCACACATATCGTCGATGCACCAAAGCGGGGATTTAATCCGCCCATGGGGGTTTGGCTGAAAAACGATTTAGCCAGCATGGTGAAAGACCGGCTGACCCCTGAACGAATGGCGGATGTCGGCCTCGCATGGGAGCCAATCGACCAGCTGCTGAGCGAACATCACGGCAGCCGTCGCGATCATTCGCTCAAAGTCTGGGCGTTGTTGGTTCTTGATACGTGGCGGGATTCTAGGCGAGGGTCGATAAACTAAGTCCGGGTTTGTAGCAGGTAGGCCTGCTCGGATATAAATAG from Rhodospirillaceae bacterium encodes the following:
- a CDS encoding class I SAM-dependent methyltransferase — encoded protein: MNSSNKMAEKLTLRDPAGQLYKFDGRLIRIIQPDGLANLNFFLESDSLGPFRDDNQLIKTRQIKLADLPAELDNSRGVAAVDHDVIPFVSYPHEWPPEMLAAAGRLTLDLAEAVLNDDAELKDAKPDNVLFNGPSPVFVDALSFEPREKGNPIWRAEGQFIRMFLLPLLLYKGTGMPPGELLLNRADGVEPEEAYEILSWGNRLAPANLGLVTLPKVFGQFSQDGGVYKSRLLESDEKAKFILRATYRRLRRHLNRLSQPKTKNSEWSNYMQENTYSAEGLTSKESFVTSAISEFGPKTALDIGCNTGHFSAILAKNGADVVAVDLDPVVIGSVWRMAQENDAKILPLVQNLTQPSPGIGWKNNEKLSFLSRANKKFDIVVMLAVIHHMMVTGGIPLEEILSLAASLSQKWLIIEFVAKEDPMFLKICRGRENLYEWFDQPAFEVACLKNFEIIRKAAGEGSTRVLYLLKIK
- a CDS encoding mannose-1-phosphate guanylyltransferase/mannose-6-phosphate isomerase codes for the protein MTILSKIIPIILSGGSGTRLWPQSRNSFPKQLLPFVSDHSLLQETALRLTEDQIFARPVVVCNLEHRFLILDQLREVSVEPADVIVEPTGRNTAPAAAVAALCAVETDPEAILFLLPSDHAIQNQAAFLNVVNLAAASAKAGHLVTFGIEPHAPETGYGYINKGAPLNGLTGCCAVESFVEKPDVKTAEGYLETGSYLWNSGMFVFRAGVYLEELERLNPAILTSCRKALAAGGTDENFQFLDKNAFSESPSLSIDYAVMEHTDKAAVVPADMGWSDVGTWKSLWQATEKDTDGNVLKGDVLSINSKNSYISSQDQLVAVVDLEDIAVIETEDAVLVMPLDKSQDVRDVVKRLKSDGREDYLTHPRVYRPWGNYKTMDKDEGFQVKRLTVNPGQRLSLQKHQHRTEHWTVVDGIARITIGTSISDVMENNTVLIPAGTVHRLENITSDPLVVIEVQYGSYLGEDDIERLEDDYGQAMKIPPESDPGIS
- a CDS encoding sulfatase-like hydrolase/transferase: MNKFNHNVLNITVVYFGIISLGLSQPLFNVVELFQREFQISLTGLILIVICFQYVVTGLLVLFRLILGKWGEKFDYVVYLGALISLLRQLQINYLETEFLSPSQKTGVAIVLILGAIVAILLFKRVIDQFSYFLGMVSPILGIYFVITMMPHVAIGDTRTVDQINSAPTPSNPPIIFIVLDELSLPLLLNNEGDIDKSKYPNFYALAHESVWFRQAISNYPSSSLSFPSFLTGRLNLNKNDMKFPQDVETLPPTSLPRFLIKKGYNVSILTDFFGCKGKDFECPRYLSDQNFNFIWRIFSKFVQEFGPDYLVDRYLPFLHGGLLNFQYESVLHVAKTAKSDTFYLVHLLTTHAPYVFAETGDYLYSPDLKMGTGANYSNTLLNYKKQVTYQDKQLGKLIESFKKSGLYEKAVIAIIADHGNCWTAKCPGRVYPSQIRTIEPSLPKIPVFIRAPGLKPRVDDGDFQLIDIMPTIIDAAGFSAGELTGIDGRSALLGIETTRPRNFILQSSGESVDVGLPVRRIIVKSE
- the asnB gene encoding asparagine synthase (glutamine-hydrolyzing) — protein: MCGIAGSTTATSDVLQTMGARLRHRGPDSDGTWQAPGGILGLAHTRLKVIDLSDGGHQPMVSDDRRFALVFNGEIYNYKALRRDLESKGESFRSDSDTEVLFVLLRREGKKALARLVGMFSFAFWNGESGELLLARDRLGIKPLVYAPLANRQIAFASEIEALRAHPGIDLNIDRQAVSEFLACLYVPQPLCIHKGIRKLPPGHTLTWRAGTTTIEPYWQPAFKGTRQPTLDEAVEEILPLVRQSVIDRLVADVPVGCFLSGGIDSSVIAALMAEESKAQGGPAIKTFTMTFDEATYDERAAAKQVADHIGSDHTELPASSDLASRLNKTLKAFGEPFGNPTSLLIDDLSRKAREHVTVALVGDGGDEVFAGYPRYKGGLWAQKYRHLPGWLRRGVVAPIAGLIPESTEGRHGLRRAREFLTSASLPDANMYAAWVEYFSPEERAQMLPEDTAPKSPIAELYQKSPSDHPLDAMQQTDLQSFLPSNLLAYGDAMSMRHSLELRLPLIDHRLVDAVGTLAPGLRVQDGMKTLLRAVAQKLLPTHIVDAPKRGFNPPMGVWLKNDLASMVKDRLTPERMADVGLAWEPIDQLLSEHHGSRRDHSLKVWALLVLDTWRDSRRGSIN